The following are encoded in a window of Paenibacillus polymyxa genomic DNA:
- the hrcA gene encoding heat-inducible transcriptional repressor HrcA, protein MLTERQRLILNAIIDDYIRSAEPVGSRSISKRQDVGFSPATIRNEMSDLEEQGYLEQPHTSAGRIPSHKGYRYYVDHLVPLNTLKPMEMRELKAFYAEKLNVMEQVIQHASGILSHMTNYTSILLGPEVFHTSLRHFQLLPLNETTAVAIIVTNTGQVENKTVDIPPGISISEMEKVVNLLNSKLVGVPIYQLKSRLYTALGQEMEKHVSHFEDAMKVLDKALDNESDQRLYLSGATNMLNQPEFKDVEKVKHILDLLEETPTLLKLMTPVAGAPEIQVRIGTENDHEAFANCSLITATYAVDGEALGTIGILGPTRMEYARVINILGILSKDLTAMLTQRFK, encoded by the coding sequence TTGTTAACCGAACGTCAGAGACTCATTCTGAATGCGATTATTGATGACTACATTCGTTCGGCTGAGCCAGTGGGTTCCCGCAGCATATCCAAAAGGCAGGATGTCGGATTCAGCCCGGCCACGATCCGTAATGAAATGTCGGATTTGGAGGAACAGGGCTATCTGGAGCAACCCCATACTTCTGCGGGACGCATCCCGTCTCATAAAGGCTACCGTTATTATGTGGACCATCTGGTGCCACTGAATACACTGAAGCCTATGGAAATGCGGGAACTGAAAGCCTTTTACGCCGAAAAGCTGAATGTAATGGAGCAAGTGATCCAGCATGCGTCAGGCATTTTGTCCCATATGACCAATTATACTTCCATCCTGCTTGGGCCGGAGGTTTTTCATACTTCATTGCGTCATTTTCAGTTGCTGCCGCTCAACGAAACGACGGCTGTGGCGATAATCGTGACCAATACCGGTCAGGTGGAGAATAAAACGGTAGATATTCCACCGGGAATTTCAATTTCCGAGATGGAGAAGGTTGTGAATTTACTGAACAGCAAGCTGGTCGGTGTGCCGATTTATCAGCTTAAATCACGCCTATACACCGCACTTGGTCAGGAGATGGAGAAGCATGTGTCTCATTTTGAGGACGCTATGAAGGTGCTGGATAAAGCACTGGATAATGAATCGGATCAGCGCTTGTATTTGAGCGGTGCGACGAACATGCTCAATCAACCTGAATTTAAAGATGTAGAAAAGGTTAAACATATTCTCGATCTGCTGGAGGAAACACCAACGCTACTTAAACTAATGACACCTGTTGCCGGAGCACCTGAAATTCAAGTCCGCATCGGCACTGAAAATGATCATGAGGCGTTTGCCAATTGTAGCCTAATTACTGCCACGTATGCAGTAGACGGAGAAGCGTTGGGCACTATAGGCATACTGGGTCCAACACGGATGGAATATGCGAGAGTTATTAATATTTTGGGTATCCTGTCTAAGGATTTGACCGCAATGCTAACGCAGCGGTTTAAATAG
- a CDS encoding N-acetyltransferase, with translation MASVCKDVLCRSAVPEDVEPLYQMISGYAERGIMLPRSREVLTRQLELFIVAEVDGEVVGCGSLCKLGADLVEIRSLGISEGHKGMGIGSKLVEGLIIEARRQRIPKIMALTYEVSFFIKNGFDVVSKEIFPEKVWTDCIHCSKQNNCDEIAVLKVLN, from the coding sequence ATGGCTTCAGTGTGTAAAGATGTATTGTGCAGAAGTGCGGTTCCTGAGGATGTGGAGCCTTTATATCAAATGATTAGCGGCTATGCAGAGCGGGGGATTATGCTGCCACGTTCGAGGGAAGTGCTTACGCGCCAACTGGAGCTGTTTATTGTTGCAGAGGTGGACGGCGAAGTTGTTGGTTGTGGTTCTTTATGCAAATTGGGCGCTGATCTGGTAGAGATTCGCTCCCTTGGCATCTCTGAGGGACACAAAGGTATGGGGATTGGCTCTAAGCTCGTGGAGGGCCTTATTATAGAAGCACGGCGGCAACGTATTCCTAAAATTATGGCATTGACCTACGAGGTCTCCTTTTTTATAAAAAACGGTTTTGATGTAGTAAGCAAAGAGATTTTCCCTGAAAAGGTATGGACCGACTGCATACACTGTAGTAAACAAAACAATTGTGATGAAATCGCAGTGTTGAAAGTACTGAACTGA
- the hemW gene encoding radical SAM family heme chaperone HemW, producing MTASIQKHEHSSAPQAVYLHIPFCTNKCFYCDFNSYVLKDQPVMEYLYALEREMEHTVKLHPPGEIKTIFVGGGTPTTLNPKEMEYFLKSVRTYFPHWAEDIEFSMEANPGTTDFEKLSVMKEGGVNRLSFGVQAFQNELLTGIGRIHSTDDVYRSLENARKVGLDNLSIDLMFGLPNQTVDMLHESVSRALELELPHYSIYSLKVEENTLFHTLYQKNQLPLPHEDDELEMYLLLMRRMKEAGYEQYEISNFAKPGLGSKHNMTYWRNEDYYGLGAGAHGYVGRERHMNIKGINPYVEASRNGLPRLDSFEVPAAEAMEDFLMVGLRMLEGVSKSRFEAQFGQALEDTFTAPLGKMLNAGLIESIEDGYRLSERGILFGNDVFAEFIGSITVNS from the coding sequence ATGACCGCATCCATACAAAAACATGAACATTCATCCGCCCCTCAAGCGGTTTACCTGCATATACCTTTTTGCACGAATAAATGCTTTTACTGTGATTTCAACTCTTATGTGCTCAAAGATCAACCTGTTATGGAATATCTGTATGCACTGGAACGAGAAATGGAACATACAGTCAAGCTTCACCCGCCAGGAGAGATTAAAACCATTTTTGTCGGGGGTGGAACACCAACAACCCTAAACCCGAAGGAAATGGAATATTTTCTGAAGAGTGTCCGAACCTATTTCCCACATTGGGCGGAAGATATTGAGTTTTCCATGGAAGCCAATCCAGGCACCACTGATTTTGAAAAACTCTCTGTGATGAAAGAAGGCGGCGTCAATCGACTGAGCTTTGGTGTACAGGCTTTTCAGAATGAGCTACTCACAGGCATAGGTCGTATTCACAGTACAGATGACGTATATCGTAGTTTGGAAAACGCCCGTAAGGTCGGCTTGGACAACCTGTCGATTGACCTGATGTTTGGTTTGCCGAATCAAACGGTGGACATGCTGCATGAAAGCGTGAGTAGAGCACTAGAGCTGGAGCTTCCTCATTACTCTATCTACAGCTTGAAGGTTGAAGAAAACACGCTCTTCCACACGCTGTATCAGAAAAATCAGCTACCGCTTCCACACGAGGATGATGAACTGGAAATGTATTTACTTCTCATGCGTCGCATGAAAGAAGCGGGTTATGAGCAGTATGAGATTAGCAATTTCGCAAAACCAGGTTTGGGGAGCAAGCACAACATGACCTATTGGCGAAATGAAGACTATTACGGTCTCGGCGCAGGGGCACATGGATATGTTGGCAGAGAGCGTCATATGAACATTAAGGGTATTAACCCTTATGTGGAGGCTAGTCGTAATGGTTTGCCACGTCTGGATAGCTTTGAGGTGCCAGCGGCGGAAGCTATGGAGGATTTTCTTATGGTCGGTTTGAGAATGCTAGAGGGCGTTTCTAAGTCCCGCTTTGAAGCTCAATTCGGTCAGGCGTTGGAGGATACATTTACTGCTCCTCTCGGAAAAATGCTCAATGCCGGGTTAATCGAATCCATTGAGGACGGTTATCGTTTGAGTGAACGCGGCATTTTATTCGGAAATGATGTATTTGCAGAGTTCATCGGTTCTATCACGGTAAATTCATAA